The genomic region TTACGATTTAGTTTTCGCGACATCTTCTCGATTATTTACCGCATTTTTGGGGGCTCGCGTAGCATCCTCTAAAAAATTACCTTTATATCTGGATATTAGGGATATTTTTGTAGATACGATAAAAGATGTGCTGACACCTAAAATCACTTGGCTTGTAAACCCCTTGTTTTCGTTGGTTGAGTCTTATGCCTTTCGTAAGGCGAAGCGCATTAACTTAGTCTCCAAAGGGTTTGCAGGCTATTTTTCTAGCCGTTATCCTAAAGCCGAATATCGCTGGTTTACCAATGGCATAGATAATGAGTTTTTGGCTGTTGCACCTCAAACAACAGATACTTTACAGAAGAACAGTGTTTCAACGGTACTTTACGCTGGGAATATTGGGGAAGGTCAGGGGCTTCATACTATCCTCCCTAAGCTATCTAAGCGTCTAGAGGGAAAAACGCAATTTAGAATTATTGGTGATGGTGGGCGTAAATTATTATTGCAAAACCAGTTAGCAGGAGTAACGAATGTCGAGTTACTGCCGCCTGTGAGTCGAGCTGAATTGATTAAAGAGTATCAGAATGCAGATGTGTTGTTTCTTCATTTGAATGATTACCCTGCTTTTCGTAAAGTTTTGCCATCCAAAATATTTGAATATGCAGCGTTAGGAAAGCCTGTTTGGGCAGGCGTTTCAGGATATGCGGCAGACTTCCTAAAAGAAGAAGTTGCTAACTCGTCGGTATTTTATCCAGGTAATGATGAGCAAGCATATCGATCTTTTGATGCTTTAGACTTGGGTGTTCGGCCAAGAGGCGAGTTTATTAGTAAGTTTTCTCGAGAGCAAATCATGACCGAAATGGCTCAGGACATTGTTGAATTTGGTAAGAAAAATGAGTGATAGAAGAATTTTTATTACTGGCGGTTCTGGCTTTGTTGGTACTATTTTATTATCCGTTTTACCAACTAATAGAATATTTATTTTTGGGCGGAGAGATTTAGGCATCTCTGATGCTTACTTTGTTAGAGGGGAAATTCAACCAGACACTCAATATTTAACTGCGTTCAATAATGTAGATGTCGTTATCCACCTCGCCGCTCGTGTTCACATCATGAATGACTCTTCCTCAGATCCTTTGGCTGAGTTTCAAGCCGTCAACACGGAAGGCACGTTAAACCTTGCTCGACAAGCGGCAGAAGCAGGAGTAAAGCGCTTTATCTTTTTGAGTTCGATTAAGGTAAACGGCGAATCCACGTCTGATCGTCAGCCTTTTACAGCGTTTGATGTTCGTAGTCCAGAAGACCCTTATGGTCAGTCTAAGTCTGAAGCAGAAGAACAGCTTTTAGCGCTTGGTAAAGAAACGGGCATGGAGATTGTGATTATTCGTCCACCGCTTGTTTATGGCGAAGGAGTAAAAGCCAATTTTGCTTCTTTGATGAAACTGGTTGGTAAAGGTTTTCCCTTGCCATTTCGCGCCATTAATCAGAACAAACGTAGTTTGGTTTCTGTGTATAATTTGGCGGATTTGATTAAGGTTTGTATTGATCATGCCAAAGCGGCAAACCAAGTGTTTTTAGTGTCAGATGACGATGATATGTCGACGTCTCGTATGGTTGCTTTGATGGCAAAGGTGCAGGGGAAAGCAAATCTGTCGCTTCCTGTGCCTGTGTGGTGTTTTAAATTGGCGGGTAAACTGTTCAAAAAAAAGGCCGTGGTCGATCGTTTGGTTGGGTCTTTGCAACTTGACATTGACCATACGAAAAATACGTTAGACTGGGCCCCGCCTTATTCTGTTGAGCATGGTTTTGCCTTAGCAGCGAAGAAAACAGATTAAAAATTGGATTGAATGAAATGATTAGGTTATTGGATTTGGTGTTTTCTTTGTTGGGCTTGGTGTGTGGTTCGCCTGTGTTGTTGATGATTTATCTGATTGGTTTATTTGATACGGGTTCGCCTCTCTTTCGTCAAGAACGGGTAGGGCGTAACAAAAAGCCGTTTGTGTTGGTGAAGTTTCGAACTATGTCGGTGGATACGGCTTCCGTGGCGAGTCATTTGGCATCTACGTCATCCATTACTAAGCTAGGAAGTTTTTTGCGTCGAACTAAATTAGATGAGCTTCCGCAGCTTTGGAATGTATTAAAAGGAGAGATGAGTTTAGTTGGCCCGCGCCCTGGTTTGTTTAACCAAACTGAGTTGACCCAAGCCCGTGAA from Marinomonas rhizomae harbors:
- a CDS encoding glycosyltransferase family 4 protein, producing MKILILTFYYAPDLCAGSFRTTALVDKLKKIPGVEVEVITTLPNRYASFSADAPAHEIKDGVEVHRISLPSHKSGMLDQVKAFTAFYRQAVTLTKDKNYDLVFATSSRLFTAFLGARVASSKKLPLYLDIRDIFVDTIKDVLTPKITWLVNPLFSLVESYAFRKAKRINLVSKGFAGYFSSRYPKAEYRWFTNGIDNEFLAVAPQTTDTLQKNSVSTVLYAGNIGEGQGLHTILPKLSKRLEGKTQFRIIGDGGRKLLLQNQLAGVTNVELLPPVSRAELIKEYQNADVLFLHLNDYPAFRKVLPSKIFEYAALGKPVWAGVSGYAADFLKEEVANSSVFYPGNDEQAYRSFDALDLGVRPRGEFISKFSREQIMTEMAQDIVEFGKKNE
- a CDS encoding UDP-glucose 4-epimerase family protein, with translation MSDRRIFITGGSGFVGTILLSVLPTNRIFIFGRRDLGISDAYFVRGEIQPDTQYLTAFNNVDVVIHLAARVHIMNDSSSDPLAEFQAVNTEGTLNLARQAAEAGVKRFIFLSSIKVNGESTSDRQPFTAFDVRSPEDPYGQSKSEAEEQLLALGKETGMEIVIIRPPLVYGEGVKANFASLMKLVGKGFPLPFRAINQNKRSLVSVYNLADLIKVCIDHAKAANQVFLVSDDDDMSTSRMVALMAKVQGKANLSLPVPVWCFKLAGKLFKKKAVVDRLVGSLQLDIDHTKNTLDWAPPYSVEHGFALAAKKTD
- a CDS encoding sugar transferase yields the protein MIRLLDLVFSLLGLVCGSPVLLMIYLIGLFDTGSPLFRQERVGRNKKPFVLVKFRTMSVDTASVASHLASTSSITKLGSFLRRTKLDELPQLWNVLKGEMSLVGPRPGLFNQTELTQAREAKGVFAVCPGITGLAQISDIDMSTPELLAETDAKMIQSLSLKLYFSYIIKTVTGSGSGDRVKG